A genomic region of Methanobacterium sp. SMA-27 contains the following coding sequences:
- a CDS encoding ATP synthase subunit B, producing the protein MKIDIKTREYTTVSEVSGPLMIVEGVEGVAYNEIVEIETPAGDKRRGQVLEVRGDLAVVQVFEGTSDLNTSTTKVRFTGETAKLGVSPDMLGRVFNGTGQPIDGGPEIIPDKELDISGNPMNPSAREFPAEFIETGISTIDGMNTLVRGQKLPIFSGSGLPHNELAAQIARQAKVIGEETEFAVVFAAMGITHEEANYFMRDFERTGALERVTVFMNLADDPAIERIITPKMALTTAEYFAFELNMHVLVILTDLTNYCEALREISAARDEVPGRRGYPGYMYTDLATMYERAGRIVGKEGSITQMPILVMPQDDITHPIPDLTGYITEGQIVLSRDLHRKGIYPPVDVLPSLSRLMSGGIGEGQTREDHSGVSDQLYSAYAEGRDLRDLMAVVGEEALTERDRKFLSFADEFEKQFITQTKDEDRSIEETLNLGWELLSLLPEAELKRVRAEHIPKYHPAYK; encoded by the coding sequence ATGAAGATTGATATCAAAACAAGGGAATATACAACTGTTTCCGAAGTTTCCGGTCCTCTAATGATTGTTGAAGGTGTCGAAGGTGTGGCATACAACGAAATCGTTGAGATCGAAACACCTGCAGGTGATAAAAGGAGAGGGCAGGTTCTAGAAGTCCGAGGAGACCTTGCTGTTGTGCAAGTTTTTGAAGGAACTAGCGACCTCAATACCTCAACAACCAAAGTCAGGTTTACAGGAGAAACAGCAAAACTCGGTGTTTCACCAGATATGTTAGGAAGGGTGTTCAATGGAACTGGTCAACCAATCGATGGTGGTCCAGAAATCATTCCAGATAAAGAACTTGATATTAGTGGTAACCCAATGAACCCTTCAGCAAGGGAATTCCCAGCTGAGTTCATTGAGACAGGTATATCAACTATAGACGGTATGAACACTTTGGTACGTGGCCAGAAACTACCTATATTTTCAGGTTCTGGTCTTCCACACAACGAACTTGCTGCACAGATTGCAAGACAGGCCAAGGTTATAGGTGAAGAAACAGAATTTGCAGTTGTATTTGCTGCAATGGGAATTACTCACGAGGAAGCAAACTATTTCATGAGAGATTTCGAACGAACTGGAGCTCTTGAAAGAGTTACAGTTTTCATGAACCTTGCAGACGACCCAGCTATAGAAAGGATCATAACCCCAAAAATGGCTCTTACAACTGCAGAGTACTTTGCATTTGAACTCAACATGCACGTGCTTGTTATACTTACTGACCTTACTAACTACTGCGAAGCTCTTCGTGAGATTTCAGCAGCAAGGGATGAAGTTCCTGGAAGAAGAGGATATCCAGGTTACATGTACACCGATTTAGCTACCATGTATGAACGTGCAGGAAGAATTGTAGGCAAAGAAGGTTCTATTACCCAAATGCCTATATTAGTTATGCCCCAAGATGATATAACCCACCCAATTCCAGATCTTACCGGTTACATTACAGAAGGACAGATTGTGCTAAGCAGAGATCTGCACAGGAAAGGTATATACCCTCCTGTAGATGTTCTACCATCACTGTCAAGATTGATGAGTGGTGGAATTGGTGAAGGTCAAACAAGAGAAGATCACAGTGGTGTTTCAGACCAGCTATACTCAGCATATGCTGAAGGAAGGGACCTGAGAGATCTGATGGCAGTTGTGGGTGAAGAAGCACTTACAGAGCGTGACAGGAAATTCCTGAGTTTTGCAGATGAATTTGAAAAACAATTTATAACTCAGACAAAGGATGAGGACAGATCTATTGAAGAAACACTCAACCTAGGTTGGGAATTATTAAGCCTTTTACCCGAAGCAGAACTGAAACGTGTAAGGGCAGAACACATCCCAAAATATCACCCAGCATACAAATAA
- a CDS encoding V-type ATP synthase subunit D, producing the protein MAQEMIEGINPTRMELLKLKDREKLAVKGHSLLKEKRNALIMEFFNILERVKGSREDVEKTLQEAYKDLTAAQIVMGDLAVKKSAMSVKESVEVDIDSRSVMGVVVPVIDSDIHQRTMVERGYGFLDTSVKLDEAARKFEESVKLIIELGEIEKTIILLAGEIESTKRRVNALEHIIIPKLENTVKYIEMRLEEMERENFVRLKMIKKTMEME; encoded by the coding sequence ATGGCACAGGAAATGATAGAAGGAATCAATCCAACAAGGATGGAACTTCTAAAACTTAAAGATAGGGAAAAACTTGCAGTAAAGGGCCACAGCCTCCTTAAAGAGAAGAGAAATGCCCTTATCATGGAGTTTTTCAACATATTAGAGCGTGTTAAGGGTTCAAGGGAAGATGTTGAAAAAACACTCCAAGAAGCCTACAAGGATCTTACAGCTGCACAGATTGTGATGGGGGATTTAGCCGTCAAAAAGTCAGCCATGTCTGTTAAAGAATCTGTTGAGGTAGATATTGACTCCAGAAGTGTAATGGGTGTTGTTGTGCCGGTGATCGATTCAGATATCCATCAACGAACCATGGTTGAAAGAGGATATGGATTCCTGGACACCTCTGTTAAACTTGATGAAGCCGCACGCAAGTTTGAAGAATCTGTTAAACTCATAATAGAACTTGGAGAAATAGAAAAAACCATAATACTTCTTGCAGGCGAGATAGAATCCACTAAGAGAAGGGTTAATGCACTGGAACATATCATCATACCAAAACTTGAAAATACTGTAAAGTATATCGAGATGAGGCTTGAAGAAATGGAAAGGGAAAACTTTGTAAGGTTGAAGATGATCAAAAAAACCATGGAGATGGAATAA
- a CDS encoding DUF22 domain-containing protein: protein MVRIITRLDAVKKELAESKSKHLDFQIGTISGNLRAIIADEDMMFKSGNIKSIKIKKIPIPANYLSFLSGYGSNSYGHAIAVDEDVPLPVSMKRMGDHAMFAAAETCEIKKDDLLGVLILLPVHLTH from the coding sequence TTGGTTAGGATTATAACAAGATTAGATGCAGTTAAAAAGGAACTAGCAGAATCTAAATCAAAACATCTTGATTTCCAAATAGGAACCATTTCAGGTAATCTGAGGGCAATAATTGCCGATGAAGACATGATGTTCAAATCTGGAAATATAAAATCCATTAAAATCAAGAAAATCCCCATACCTGCAAATTATTTGAGTTTCCTTAGTGGATACGGTTCAAATAGTTATGGACATGCAATTGCTGTTGATGAGGATGTTCCCCTACCTGTTAGCATGAAACGTATGGGAGATCATGCAATGTTTGCAGCAGCAGAAACATGTGAAATAAAAAAGGATGATTTATTGGGTGTTTTGATACTATTACCTGTACATCTAACACACTAA